A single window of Syntrophus aciditrophicus SB DNA harbors:
- a CDS encoding SIR2 family protein, which translates to MKIWGTHVYRIGNEENLDVQDPDDSKSIELQKKHIEPWLAAVFQSEHLALLLGSGFTKAVAYQAGTSAADMACDYGGFPVDDKLKDAAQQAAVAMGRGEANIEDQIRAANALAQGLKILGDERHTEVITALDALFKKFLNGISKTERDLKSAVEKCAAAEPEDADPAVEEKGGEEASEKLDPLVMLVSFLLSFSSRTATRERLHIFTTNYDRLIEYGADLAGLHLLDRFVGCLESIFRSSRLDIDMHYNPPGIRGEPRYLEGVVRLTKLHGSLDWVYRKSFVRKVGLPFGPQDDHPAINDQPSDSVMIYPNSAKDRETSEYPYVELFRDYAAAVCRPNSVLVTYGYGFGDEHINRTIADMLTIPSTHIVIISFGDEGGRIGSFCKQVGRKAQISLLIGPHFGNMPTLVENYLPKPAIDRITIRQTELLRNRGWEPSSHKVEEDEA; encoded by the coding sequence ATGAAGATATGGGGAACTCACGTTTATCGCATCGGGAACGAGGAGAACCTCGACGTCCAAGATCCCGATGACAGCAAAAGCATCGAGCTCCAGAAAAAGCATATTGAGCCCTGGCTGGCGGCTGTTTTTCAGAGTGAGCATCTTGCTCTCTTGCTTGGCAGCGGTTTCACAAAGGCAGTTGCATATCAGGCCGGAACGAGCGCAGCCGACATGGCTTGTGACTATGGTGGTTTCCCAGTGGACGACAAACTGAAGGATGCCGCCCAGCAAGCCGCTGTGGCCATGGGACGCGGCGAGGCAAATATTGAGGATCAGATCCGGGCTGCCAACGCGCTGGCCCAAGGCTTGAAAATTCTGGGAGATGAGCGCCATACCGAGGTCATCACCGCGCTTGATGCTTTGTTCAAAAAGTTTCTGAACGGTATATCCAAAACCGAACGAGATCTGAAATCAGCGGTCGAAAAATGCGCAGCAGCTGAACCAGAAGATGCCGACCCTGCGGTCGAAGAAAAAGGTGGGGAAGAAGCTTCGGAGAAGCTCGATCCGCTTGTCATGCTTGTCTCTTTTCTGCTCAGTTTCTCGAGCCGGACTGCGACCAGGGAGCGCCTCCATATCTTCACGACCAATTACGACCGGCTTATCGAATATGGCGCAGATCTGGCGGGTCTGCATTTGCTTGATCGCTTCGTCGGCTGCCTTGAATCGATTTTCAGGTCTTCGCGCTTGGACATCGATATGCACTACAACCCACCTGGTATACGTGGTGAGCCACGTTATCTGGAGGGCGTAGTTCGTCTTACCAAGCTTCACGGGTCATTGGACTGGGTTTACCGAAAAAGCTTTGTAAGAAAGGTTGGGTTACCATTCGGCCCGCAGGATGACCATCCAGCGATCAACGACCAGCCAAGCGATTCCGTGATGATCTACCCGAACTCAGCCAAGGACCGAGAGACATCCGAATACCCCTACGTCGAGCTATTTCGTGATTATGCAGCTGCGGTCTGTCGCCCGAACTCGGTTCTTGTCACCTATGGCTATGGTTTTGGTGACGAACACATCAACCGCACCATAGCCGACATGCTGACAATTCCATCGACGCATATAGTCATTATTTCCTTTGGTGATGAAGGGGGGCGGATTGGCTCCTTCTGTAAACAGGTCGGCAGGAAAGCGCAGATATCGCTATTGATCGGTCCGCACTTTGGAAACATGCCGACCTTGGTCGAAAACTACCTTCCGAAGCCCGCAATAGATCGCATCACCATCCGGCAGACGGAATTGCTTCGGAATCGCGGTTGGGAACCATCCTCACATAAAGTCGAGGAGGACGAGGCATGA
- a CDS encoding YdbL family protein, producing MRTVIKVSGIFVVFLIVSCVTVNIYFPAAEVQKAADSIVEDVRTKANDVQKETVPAPAPGPSSRLDLLKQFRFGPVNAHAAVNIDVSTPAIRGIRDSMKNRFFQLKPFYDKGAIGENNKGLVEARNIAGLNLQERSQVNKLIEQENKDRTALYQEIATANKLGSETVPQIATIFANSWRGKSQPGWWVQGDNGVWAKK from the coding sequence ATGCGAACTGTAATAAAAGTGTCAGGTATTTTTGTGGTGTTTCTAATCGTGTCCTGTGTGACGGTCAATATATATTTCCCTGCCGCCGAAGTACAAAAGGCAGCGGACAGTATCGTTGAAGACGTCCGTACAAAAGCAAATGATGTTCAGAAAGAAACGGTGCCGGCGCCCGCTCCAGGTCCCTCAAGCCGGTTGGATTTGCTGAAGCAATTCAGATTTGGCCCCGTAAATGCCCATGCCGCTGTAAATATTGATGTTTCAACACCTGCTATTCGCGGCATCAGAGATTCGATGAAAAACAGGTTTTTCCAGTTGAAACCTTTCTACGACAAGGGAGCAATCGGGGAGAATAACAAGGGGCTTGTTGAGGCAAGAAATATAGCCGGTTTGAATCTCCAGGAGAGGAGCCAGGTCAACAAACTGATCGAACAGGAAAACAAAGACAGAACAGCCCTTTACCAGGAGATTGCAACGGCCAACAAGCTCGGTTCTGAAACGGTGCCGCAGATAGCAACGATATTTGCCAATAGCTGGAGAGGCAAATCCCAGCCCGGCTGGTGGGTGCAGGGCGACAATGGAGTGTGGGCGAAAAAGTAG
- a CDS encoding ATP-binding protein has product MAEPLDLEFMADDRLAGFRLQRLEVFNWGTFDGRVWTLRMGGKNGLLTGDIGSGKSTLVDAVTTLLVPSHRVAYNKAAGADNRERSLKSYVLGYYKSERQETLGSARPVALRDFNGYSVILGVFYNAGYKKTVTLAQVFWMKEANTQPARLYAACERDLSIAADFSGFGSEMVGLRKQLRGSGVELFDSFPSYGSWFRRRFGIDNEQALDLFHQTVSLKSVGNLTDFVRSHMLEPFNVAPRISALIGHFEDLNRAHEAVLKAKRQVEMLEPLVADCERHRELARAADDLRACRDALRPWFATLKLDLLERRFTSLNEELTRHGAAIERLEEQRRAQQGQERELRRTIAENGGDRIEGIGEEIRQKQDELERRKRKASRYEELVRDLGQHPAATEEEFLRQRSETATWRETAEEAEAKAQNDRTQAEVDFSQGRSEYDRLKNEINGLKARVSNIDEKEIAMRRLLCQALNLAEEEMSFAGELLQVREDERDWEGAIERLLHGFGLSLLVPDRYYPKVTEWVDATHLRGRLVYFRVRDGRRGELPTVHPDSLVRKLQVKPDSPFYDWMEREVAHRFDLACCLSQEQFRRETRAITRAGQIKAPGERHEKDDRHRLDDRRRYVLGWSNAEKIAALEKEAGRQEAHLSELAGRISTLQKEQSALRERLSIFSKLGEYTNFRDLDWKPVAVAIARLEAEKRELEAASDLLKTLTMRLTALENELKETEDQLDDRKDKRSRTEQKISAAKDLQQQAKALLAGTAEDTVRQFAMLEEMREEALGSQSLTVESCDSRERDMREWLQDRIDAENSKINHLSEKIIKAMTEYRKEWMLETRDVDVHIAAGPEFKSMLDQLRANDLPRFEGRFKELLNENTIREVANFQSQLARERETIKERIAQISETLIQIDYNPGRYISLEAQMNLDADIRDFQTELRACTEGALTGSEDAQYSEAKFLQVKRIIERFRGREEHSDLDRRWTAKVTDVRNWFVFAASERWREDKTEHEHYADSGGKSGGQKEKLAYTVLAASLAYQFGLEWGAVRSRSFRFVVIDEAFGRGSDESAQYGLQLFAQLNLQLLIVTPLQKIHIIEPFVASVGFVHSEDGRNSVLRNLSIEEYQAEKLRMQG; this is encoded by the coding sequence ATGGCTGAGCCCCTTGATCTGGAATTTATGGCCGATGACCGGCTGGCCGGATTTCGCCTGCAACGGCTCGAGGTTTTTAACTGGGGAACCTTTGACGGCCGGGTCTGGACGCTGCGCATGGGCGGGAAGAACGGCCTTCTCACCGGTGATATCGGTTCCGGAAAATCGACCTTGGTCGACGCCGTCACCACCTTGCTGGTACCGAGTCATCGCGTTGCCTACAACAAGGCGGCAGGAGCCGACAACCGTGAACGTTCGCTCAAATCCTATGTGCTCGGCTATTATAAGTCGGAGCGGCAGGAAACCCTTGGCAGCGCCAGGCCGGTCGCACTGCGCGACTTTAACGGTTATTCGGTGATCCTCGGCGTTTTCTACAACGCCGGGTACAAAAAAACCGTCACCCTGGCGCAGGTCTTTTGGATGAAGGAAGCCAATACGCAACCGGCTCGCTTATATGCAGCCTGTGAACGAGACCTTTCCATTGCGGCTGATTTTTCCGGGTTCGGCAGCGAGATGGTCGGTCTTCGCAAGCAGCTGCGTGGGAGCGGTGTCGAGCTGTTTGACAGCTTTCCTTCTTACGGATCATGGTTCCGTCGTCGTTTTGGCATCGATAATGAGCAGGCGTTGGATCTTTTTCATCAGACCGTGTCCCTCAAGTCGGTGGGAAACCTGACCGACTTCGTGCGCAGTCACATGCTTGAGCCCTTCAATGTCGCACCGCGCATCTCCGCCCTGATCGGGCACTTCGAAGATCTTAACCGGGCTCACGAGGCGGTTCTCAAGGCCAAACGTCAGGTCGAAATGCTGGAGCCTTTGGTGGCCGACTGTGAACGACATCGGGAACTGGCTCGAGCGGCGGATGATCTGCGAGCTTGCCGCGATGCCCTGCGACCCTGGTTCGCCACACTGAAACTGGATCTGCTGGAAAGGCGTTTCACCTCGCTCAACGAGGAGTTGACCCGGCACGGAGCCGCCATCGAGCGTCTGGAGGAGCAGCGGCGTGCCCAGCAGGGGCAGGAGCGCGAGCTTCGCCGCACCATCGCGGAAAACGGCGGGGACCGGATCGAGGGCATCGGTGAAGAAATCCGGCAGAAACAGGACGAGCTGGAACGTCGCAAGCGGAAGGCCTCCCGCTATGAGGAGCTGGTCCGCGACTTGGGGCAGCACCCCGCCGCGACTGAGGAAGAATTTCTTCGTCAGCGGTCTGAAACCGCAACGTGGCGTGAAACTGCTGAAGAAGCTGAAGCGAAGGCTCAGAATGATCGAACTCAGGCCGAGGTCGACTTTTCCCAGGGGAGAAGTGAATACGATCGGTTGAAAAATGAAATCAACGGTTTGAAAGCTCGGGTCAGCAACATCGACGAAAAAGAGATCGCCATGCGGCGTTTGCTCTGCCAGGCGTTGAATTTAGCCGAAGAGGAGATGTCGTTCGCCGGTGAGTTGCTGCAGGTTCGCGAGGATGAGCGTGATTGGGAAGGGGCTATCGAACGGCTGCTCCACGGTTTCGGATTGTCTCTGCTGGTTCCGGATCGTTATTACCCCAAGGTGACTGAATGGGTTGACGCCACGCATCTGCGGGGGAGGCTGGTTTATTTCCGGGTTCGTGATGGGAGGCGCGGCGAGTTGCCGACGGTACATCCCGATTCCCTGGTGCGCAAGCTACAGGTCAAACCCGACTCGCCCTTTTACGACTGGATGGAACGGGAGGTGGCTCACCGCTTTGATCTGGCTTGTTGCCTGTCTCAGGAACAGTTTCGCCGCGAAACCAGGGCCATCACCCGGGCAGGGCAGATCAAGGCACCTGGGGAACGGCATGAAAAAGATGACCGGCATCGTCTCGATGATCGTCGGCGCTATGTTCTTGGGTGGAGCAATGCCGAGAAAATCGCCGCTTTGGAAAAGGAAGCCGGGCGGCAGGAAGCACACCTTTCTGAACTTGCCGGTCGCATCAGCACGCTGCAAAAGGAACAGTCCGCCCTCAGGGAGCGTCTTTCGATCTTCTCGAAACTGGGCGAATACACTAATTTTCGTGACCTCGACTGGAAACCCGTGGCGGTTGCCATCGCCAGGCTGGAAGCCGAGAAACGTGAGCTTGAAGCGGCCTCCGATCTGCTCAAGACCCTCACGATGCGATTGACCGCCCTCGAAAACGAGTTGAAGGAAACGGAGGATCAACTCGATGACCGGAAGGACAAGCGATCGAGAACAGAACAAAAAATAAGCGCCGCAAAAGATCTGCAGCAACAGGCAAAAGCCTTGTTGGCTGGAACAGCAGAAGATACTGTCCGGCAATTTGCCATGTTGGAAGAAATGCGCGAGGAGGCGCTTGGCAGCCAGTCATTGACGGTTGAGTCCTGTGACAGTCGTGAGCGCGATATGCGCGAATGGCTGCAGGACAGGATCGACGCCGAAAATTCGAAGATCAATCATTTGTCCGAAAAGATCATCAAGGCGATGACCGAATACAGGAAGGAGTGGATGCTGGAAACCCGGGATGTGGATGTTCATATCGCAGCCGGTCCTGAATTCAAGTCAATGCTTGATCAACTCCGGGCAAACGACCTGCCCCGTTTTGAAGGGCGTTTCAAGGAACTTCTGAACGAAAACACCATCCGAGAGGTGGCGAATTTTCAATCTCAATTGGCACGCGAACGTGAAACCATCAAGGAGCGCATTGCTCAGATCAGCGAAACACTTATCCAGATTGATTACAACCCCGGCCGATACATCAGTCTCGAAGCACAGATGAATCTCGATGCCGATATCCGTGACTTCCAGACCGAGCTGCGTGCCTGTACCGAAGGAGCGCTTACCGGCTCGGAGGATGCGCAGTATTCGGAAGCAAAATTCCTGCAGGTGAAGCGAATCATCGAACGATTTCGAGGCCGGGAGGAACATTCAGATCTGGATCGACGCTGGACTGCCAAGGTGACCGATGTCCGCAACTGGTTCGTTTTTGCTGCCAGTGAGCGTTGGCGCGAAGACAAAACCGAACACGAACATTACGCGGATTCCGGTGGAAAATCGGGCGGCCAGAAGGAAAAGCTCGCCTACACCGTACTTGCCGCCAGTCTGGCGTATCAATTCGGCTTGGAATGGGGAGCGGTGCGCTCGCGCTCCTTCCGCTTCGTGGTGATCGACGAGGCTTTTGGACGAGGTTCCGATGAATCGGCCCAATATGGTTTACAGTTGTTCGCGCAACTCAACCTGCAACTGCTGATCGTCACGCCGTTGCAGAAAATCCACATCATCGAGCCTTTCGTCGCAAGTGTCGGCTTTGTTCACAGTGAAGATGGTCGCAACTCTGTTCTGCGCAACCTGAGTATTGAGGAATATCAGGCCGAAAAGCTAAGGATGCAAGGATGA
- a CDS encoding DUF3322 domain-containing protein: MKWTTPADLKAQVRKLWDRGLLLASLAGGEALFPRRLTLKSPDSRGLSERFPEVREWIAQLCSAAGFYRIEWRSVNHRVLGANEIPAAIWIDTLEEALGLIGKRRAADQFATLVELTRKKQPELVPWLAKRPLRALELSEDWPRLLEIVTWVLKHPRPAIYLRQIDLPGVHTKFIEGHRGVLAELLDLVLPGEAIDATHTGIGGFCRRYGFLDKPLRVRFRVLDRNIRLPAVESDQDITLTQASFASLDLPASKVFITENEINFLAFPDVPDAMVIFGAGYGFDNLAAAPWLHQRGIYYWGDIDTHGFAILNQLRGFFPHAVSFLMDLQTLLAHRSLWGVEKQPETGTLARLNSEESALYDQLRRNHWGERVRLEQERIGFGFLHDVLRRL, from the coding sequence ATGAAGTGGACGACCCCGGCCGATCTCAAAGCGCAGGTGCGGAAACTCTGGGATCGCGGCTTACTGCTCGCTTCCCTGGCTGGTGGGGAGGCACTCTTCCCTCGTCGATTGACGCTCAAAAGTCCGGATTCACGGGGACTGAGCGAGCGGTTTCCCGAGGTGCGTGAGTGGATCGCCCAATTGTGCTCAGCCGCCGGTTTCTATCGGATCGAATGGCGCAGCGTAAACCACCGCGTTCTTGGAGCCAATGAAATTCCCGCGGCAATCTGGATCGATACGCTGGAGGAGGCGCTCGGACTGATCGGTAAGCGCCGGGCTGCGGATCAGTTTGCCACGTTGGTTGAACTGACCAGGAAGAAACAGCCTGAATTGGTTCCATGGCTGGCAAAGCGCCCGCTACGAGCTTTGGAATTGTCCGAAGACTGGCCGCGCCTGCTGGAGATTGTCACCTGGGTGCTCAAGCATCCCCGCCCCGCGATTTACCTGCGCCAGATAGATCTGCCGGGTGTCCATACCAAGTTTATTGAAGGGCATCGAGGCGTGCTGGCGGAATTGCTCGATCTCGTGTTGCCGGGGGAAGCCATTGATGCAACACACACGGGCATTGGTGGATTCTGCCGCCGTTATGGTTTTTTGGACAAACCTTTACGGGTGCGCTTCCGTGTGTTGGACCGGAATATCCGGTTGCCGGCGGTGGAATCCGATCAGGATATCACTCTGACGCAGGCATCCTTCGCCTCTCTTGATCTGCCGGCATCGAAAGTGTTCATCACCGAAAATGAGATCAACTTTCTGGCTTTTCCGGATGTTCCTGATGCGATGGTGATTTTTGGGGCGGGGTACGGTTTCGACAATCTCGCTGCTGCCCCCTGGTTGCACCAGCGAGGCATCTACTATTGGGGAGATATCGATACCCATGGATTCGCCATTCTCAATCAATTGCGTGGATTCTTTCCCCACGCCGTGTCTTTTCTCATGGATCTGCAAACACTCTTAGCCCATAGGTCACTCTGGGGAGTGGAGAAACAGCCTGAAACAGGGACCCTCGCGCGGTTGAACTCCGAGGAAAGCGCCCTTTACGATCAGTTGCGCCGGAACCATTGGGGGGAACGGGTTCGGCTTGAGCAAGAGAGGATTGGGTTCGGTTTTCTGCATGATGTTCTCCGGAGGCTGTGA
- a CDS encoding ATP-binding protein: MTSPISKISSLTIGTVESVAPDEIKVLLDIDSPRNTALNTGVPTPFPRINSFVLLPNESGAVVGIVVWLGVERSAYPKRQGLKDFGLIDLPFPLRKMAVCPIGTLLSEKNKWRLERGVQSFPSVGDPVILPTREQTIAIVTGQDKDSRVPLGTCPIAYDAPIAVDPDKLFGRHLAVLGNTGSGKSCTLAALVRSAVESAQTSIKKPEIPAGAEEAQNGQDNPNARFIILDPNGEYSKCFQDLGAGCRVFQVPPLTNTDAAEFTLPAWMWNSSEWAAVAQAAPRAQRPLLQEALRNLRSNKQITLTIENRLRARCKSLKSYLLQFAGTGASGFPINNNCGQQLSRFIEDITAYCPTLTGDIKTRTERAAAAITEVVDSRKWTSGGRTGFNDFGDNDLNTVDQWIENVLQGFPQGEDVGTVNEDSPLPFDPHVLAEHLESLAMQEGGSASQFISTLTMRIKGIMSDPRMNGVINPDSSISLKDWLDLHVGSDGGANGPVAVIDLSLVPYEILHLVIAVSSRLILESLQRYRKHNNQNLPTVLVLEEAHTFVAKRLPHGDDIPSPADMCRGIFERVAREGRKFGLGLVLSSQRPSELSETVLSQCNSFLLHRITNDRDQELISRLVPDNARGLLRELPSLPTRHCILLGIASKVPALVEVKHLEDGQRPESDDPDFWSVWTNEEPRPIDWDKITSEWAGSEAVADDDSPQEGGDAQ, translated from the coding sequence ATGACCTCACCGATCTCCAAGATTTCGTCCCTGACAATCGGGACGGTGGAGAGCGTTGCCCCAGATGAAATCAAGGTTTTGCTGGACATAGATTCTCCCAGAAACACTGCCCTCAATACCGGCGTCCCGACCCCATTTCCGAGAATAAACAGTTTCGTTCTACTGCCCAACGAATCTGGGGCGGTCGTCGGGATCGTCGTATGGCTGGGGGTGGAAAGATCGGCCTATCCCAAACGACAAGGGCTCAAGGATTTCGGCCTGATCGACCTGCCATTCCCGCTGCGAAAAATGGCAGTGTGTCCGATTGGGACCCTGCTTTCGGAAAAGAATAAATGGAGGCTCGAAAGAGGTGTCCAGAGCTTCCCATCAGTTGGCGATCCAGTAATTCTGCCAACAAGGGAGCAAACCATTGCCATAGTTACCGGGCAAGACAAGGACAGCCGAGTTCCACTGGGGACCTGTCCTATCGCGTATGATGCGCCAATTGCGGTTGACCCTGACAAGCTGTTTGGCCGCCATCTCGCCGTTTTGGGTAACACTGGCAGTGGTAAGTCTTGCACCTTGGCGGCCTTGGTACGATCTGCCGTTGAATCGGCTCAGACATCTATAAAGAAACCCGAGATTCCTGCGGGAGCCGAGGAAGCTCAAAACGGACAAGACAATCCAAACGCACGTTTCATAATCCTTGATCCTAATGGCGAGTATTCGAAATGTTTTCAGGACTTGGGAGCGGGCTGCAGGGTGTTTCAGGTCCCACCGCTTACCAACACCGATGCCGCTGAATTCACTTTGCCTGCCTGGATGTGGAATAGCTCGGAGTGGGCAGCAGTTGCCCAGGCGGCACCACGCGCTCAAAGGCCGTTGTTGCAAGAAGCATTGCGAAATCTAAGATCGAATAAGCAAATAACGCTCACCATAGAAAATCGACTGAGGGCTCGTTGCAAGTCGCTAAAGTCTTATCTGCTGCAGTTTGCTGGCACAGGCGCATCCGGCTTTCCTATCAATAACAACTGCGGACAGCAGCTAAGCCGCTTTATCGAAGATATTACAGCCTACTGTCCCACTCTCACTGGCGACATTAAAACAAGAACAGAGCGTGCGGCGGCAGCCATTACTGAAGTGGTTGATAGCAGAAAATGGACAAGCGGTGGAAGAACTGGCTTCAACGATTTTGGTGACAACGATTTAAACACTGTCGATCAATGGATCGAAAATGTCCTCCAAGGATTTCCCCAAGGCGAAGATGTTGGGACAGTGAACGAAGATTCTCCACTGCCCTTTGATCCTCATGTGCTGGCTGAGCATCTTGAGTCATTGGCTATGCAAGAAGGTGGATCGGCCTCCCAATTCATCTCTACCCTGACGATGCGGATCAAGGGGATCATGTCAGATCCGAGAATGAATGGCGTTATCAACCCTGATTCCTCAATATCGCTGAAAGATTGGCTCGACCTTCATGTCGGCTCCGATGGTGGAGCTAATGGTCCGGTGGCAGTAATAGACCTGTCCCTTGTTCCTTATGAAATTCTCCATCTTGTTATTGCCGTTTCGTCACGTTTAATACTGGAATCACTACAGCGTTACCGAAAACACAATAATCAGAACTTACCCACCGTGCTCGTCCTGGAAGAAGCACACACATTCGTGGCAAAGCGCCTTCCTCATGGCGACGACATCCCAAGTCCTGCTGATATGTGTCGAGGGATTTTTGAACGAGTCGCGAGAGAGGGGCGCAAGTTCGGATTGGGACTTGTGCTGTCATCACAGAGGCCCTCCGAACTATCCGAAACGGTACTGTCTCAATGCAATTCATTCCTCCTCCACCGGATCACGAATGATAGGGATCAGGAGCTGATCTCCCGCTTGGTTCCTGATAACGCACGCGGACTGCTTCGGGAACTGCCCAGCCTGCCCACACGCCATTGCATTCTCCTGGGCATCGCCTCAAAGGTACCCGCGCTCGTCGAGGTGAAACATCTGGAGGACGGTCAGAGACCGGAATCTGACGACCCGGATTTCTGGAGTGTATGGACTAACGAAGAACCTCGGCCAATCGATTGGGACAAAATCACCAGCGAATGGGCAGGATCGGAAGCGGTAGCTGATGACGATTCTCCGCAGGAAGGCGGGGATGCCCAATGA
- a CDS encoding DUF4194 domain-containing protein — protein MMNVTDIDSSHPVRPDHELSSVVVPLLKGVLYREENPGLWGLLLNRQAGVRDYVAVLGLELMLDEAEGYAFLRSRQDDDEDSLAAGPRLVVRRQLSYPVSLLLALLRKKLAEFDAGGGDTRLILSRDEVVEMIRIFLPAGSNEVKLIDQVDATLNKIAELGFIRRLRGQGQMIEVRRIIKAFVDAQWLADFDERLAEYRQQIAKPREGMDG, from the coding sequence ATGATGAATGTGACCGATATCGACTCCAGCCACCCGGTCAGGCCGGATCACGAACTCTCGTCCGTGGTGGTTCCTCTGCTCAAAGGGGTGCTGTATCGGGAGGAGAATCCGGGATTGTGGGGCTTGCTTCTGAATCGGCAAGCGGGGGTTCGGGATTATGTGGCCGTGCTCGGCCTGGAGTTGATGCTCGACGAGGCGGAAGGATACGCTTTTTTGCGTTCCCGGCAGGATGACGATGAGGACAGTTTGGCGGCCGGTCCACGCCTGGTTGTCCGGAGGCAGCTTTCCTATCCGGTCAGTTTGCTGCTCGCGCTTTTGCGGAAGAAGCTGGCCGAGTTTGACGCCGGTGGCGGCGACACGCGTCTGATCCTTTCTCGGGATGAGGTTGTGGAGATGATCCGGATTTTTCTTCCGGCGGGCAGCAACGAGGTGAAGCTGATCGACCAGGTCGATGCCACCTTGAACAAGATTGCCGAGCTGGGGTTCATCCGCCGCTTGCGGGGGCAGGGACAGATGATTGAAGTGCGGCGCATTATCAAGGCGTTTGTCGATGCGCAGTGGCTCGCTGACTTTGACGAACGGCTGGCGGAATATCGACAACAAATTGCGAAACCCCGGGAGGGGATGGATGGCTGA
- a CDS encoding DUF3375 domain-containing protein, protein MALDYTTLELLRQNHPAWRLLRAHHAPLVAGFLHRVFIVPNVRNLPQADLVEALEDELFALREQLGAEAFPGTAQGYLNDWAENDKGWLRKFYPAETDEPHFDLTPATEKALAWLEGLTERAFVGTESRLLTLFELLRQMSEGSQTDPHVRIAEMQKRRSDIDAEIARILAGDIPLLDDTALKDRFQQFLQLARELLADFREVEHNFRMLDRRVRERIALWEGAKGALLEEIMGERDAIADSDQGKSFRAFWDFLMSQSRQEELSRLLEQVLSLPPILAMRPETRLQRVHYDWLEAGEHTQRTVAKLSEQLRRFLDDQAWLENRRIMDILHSIENHALALREEFPTGDFMPLVETSATVELPMERPLYRPPLKPLIVEMALDEGDADVDTAVLYEQVVVDRAELTRNIRQELQVRSQISLAEVVGRHPLRHGLAELVAYLQLAGEWPKTAVDDDVQEQVSWQLETGVMRRATLPRIILLRN, encoded by the coding sequence ATGGCACTGGACTACACCACATTAGAACTGCTCCGCCAGAACCACCCGGCCTGGCGGTTGTTGCGCGCCCATCATGCGCCGCTGGTGGCCGGTTTTCTCCACCGGGTGTTCATCGTGCCCAATGTGCGGAATCTTCCCCAGGCAGACTTGGTCGAGGCGTTGGAAGATGAGCTCTTCGCCTTGCGCGAGCAGCTGGGGGCCGAAGCCTTTCCCGGAACCGCCCAAGGCTATCTCAATGACTGGGCCGAAAACGACAAAGGGTGGCTGCGGAAATTCTATCCGGCAGAAACGGACGAACCGCACTTTGACTTGACTCCGGCGACGGAAAAGGCGCTGGCCTGGCTGGAAGGGTTGACCGAACGCGCCTTTGTCGGCACGGAATCCCGTCTGCTCACCCTTTTCGAACTGCTCCGGCAGATGAGCGAGGGGAGCCAGACCGATCCGCACGTTCGGATCGCCGAAATGCAGAAACGCCGCAGCGATATTGATGCGGAAATCGCTCGCATTCTGGCGGGCGACATCCCGCTCTTGGACGACACGGCCCTGAAGGACCGTTTCCAGCAGTTTCTGCAACTTGCGCGGGAACTGCTGGCCGACTTTCGCGAAGTAGAACACAATTTCCGCATGCTGGACCGGCGGGTACGCGAGCGCATTGCACTGTGGGAAGGAGCCAAGGGGGCACTGCTCGAAGAGATCATGGGCGAGCGCGATGCCATAGCCGATTCCGATCAAGGGAAGAGCTTTCGCGCCTTTTGGGACTTCCTGATGTCCCAGTCCCGGCAGGAAGAGTTGAGCCGCTTGCTGGAACAGGTCTTGTCCCTTCCGCCGATCCTGGCCATGCGCCCCGAAACCCGTCTGCAGCGCGTGCATTACGATTGGCTGGAAGCGGGGGAACATACCCAACGAACGGTGGCCAAACTCTCCGAGCAGCTGCGTCGGTTTCTCGACGATCAGGCCTGGCTGGAGAATCGGCGCATCATGGACATCCTGCACAGCATTGAAAACCACGCGCTGGCGTTGCGCGAAGAGTTTCCGACGGGGGATTTTATGCCTTTGGTCGAGACCTCTGCGACGGTCGAGCTTCCCATGGAGCGGCCTCTTTACCGGCCACCGCTCAAGCCCCTCATTGTTGAGATGGCGCTGGATGAAGGGGATGCGGATGTGGATACGGCAGTTCTCTACGAGCAGGTGGTGGTTGACCGGGCTGAATTGACCAGAAATATCCGCCAGGAGCTCCAGGTCCGCAGCCAGATAAGCCTTGCCGAGGTGGTGGGTCGCCATCCACTGCGTCACGGGTTGGCCGAACTGGTTGCCTATTTGCAGCTGGCCGGTGAATGGCCCAAAACGGCCGTGGACGATGACGTACAGGAGCAGGTGAGCTGGCAGTTGGAGACGGGTGTCATGCGCCGGGCGACCTTGCCGCGCATTATTTTGCTGAGGAACTGA